In Nomascus leucogenys isolate Asia chromosome 6, Asia_NLE_v1, whole genome shotgun sequence, one DNA window encodes the following:
- the CIB1 gene encoding calcium and integrin-binding protein 1: MGGSGSRLSKELLAEYQDLTFLTKQEILLAHRRFCELLPQEQRSVESSLRAQVPFEQILSLPELKANPFKERICRVFSTSPARDSLSFEDFLDLLSVFSDTATPDIKSHYAFRIFDFDDDGTLNREDLSRLVNCLTGEGEDTRLSASEMQQLIDNILEESDIDRDGTINLSEFQHVISRSPDFASSFKIVL; the protein is encoded by the exons ATGGGGGGCTCGGGCAGTCGCCTGTCCAAGGAGCTGCTGGCCGAGTACCAG GACTTGACGTTCCTGACGAAGCAGGAGATCCTCCT AGCCCACAGGCGGTTTTGTGAGCTGCTTCCCCAGGAGCAGCGGAGCGTGGAGTCGTCACTTCGGGCACAAGTGCCCTTCGAGCAGATTCTCAGCCTTCCAGAGCTCAAG GCCAACCCCTTCAAGGAGCGAATCTGCAGGGTCTTCTCCACATCCCCAGCCAGAGACAGCCTTAGCTTTGAGGACTTCCTCGACCTCCTCAGTGTGTTCAGTGACACAGCCACGCCGGACATCAAGTCCCATTACGCCTTCCGCATCTTCG ACTTTGATGATGATGGAACCTTGAACAGAGAAGACCTGAGCCGGCTGGTGAACTGCCTCACGGGAGAGGGCGAGGACACACGGCTTAGTGCGTCTGAGATGCAGCAGCTCATCGACAAC ATCCTGGAGGAGTCTGACATTGACAGGGATGGAACCATCAACCTCTCTGAGTTCCAGCACGTCATCTCCCGTTCTCCAGACTTTGCCAG CTCCTTTAAGATTGTCCTGTGA